GTGCTGATCACTGCCCTGTCCAAGTACGACGGCACCCGCACCCGTCCGCTGAAGGTCCGCGAGTTCCACCAGATCGCAGGACGCGCCGGGCGGGCCGGCTACGACACGGCGGGCACCGTCGTCGTGCAGGCGCCGGAACACGTGATCGAAAACGTGAAGGCCATGGCCAAGGCGCACGCCAAGTTCGGTGATGACCAGAAGAAGCTGCGCCAGGTGGTGAAGAAGAAACCGCAGGCCGGATTTGTGTCCTGGGGCAAGCCCACCTTCGAGAAGCTCGTGGACGGCACGCCTGAACCGCTGACCTCCAGCTTCAACATCACCCACTCCATGCTGCTGAACCTGCTGGAGCGCCCGGGGGATCCCTTCGCCGCGGCCAAGAAGCTGCTCACGCACAACCATGAGACCCGGTCCTCGCAGCTGGCGCTGATGAAGAAGGCCCTGAGCATCTACCGGGAGCTGAAGACCGCCGGCATTGTGGAAGTCCTCCCTGAGCCCGACGCCGACGGCCGCACCGTCCGCCTGAAGGTGCACCTGCAGCCGAACTTTGCCCTGAACCAGCCGCTGTCCCCGTTTGCGATGGCCTCCCTGGAGATCCTGGATCCGGACAGCCCGTCCTACGCCCTGGACGTGGTGTCCGTGATCGAAGCGATCATGGAAAAGCCCCGGCAGGTGCTCTCGGCCCAGGAGAAGAAGGCCCGCGGCGAGGCCATCGCGGCCATGAAGTCCCAGGGCATCGAGTACGACGAGCGCATGGCCCTGCTCGAGGAAGTCACCTATCCGCAGCCGCTGGCGGAGCTGCTGGAGCAGTCCTTCGAGGTGTACCGGTCCGGCGCCCCGTGGCTGGGCGAGTTCGAGCTCAGCCCCAAGTCGATTGTCCGCGACATGTACGAACGCGCCATGAGCTTCGGCGAATACGTGCAGTTCTACTCCCTGGCCCGCTCCGAAGGCGTGCTGCTGCGCTACCTCTCGGACACCTACAAGGCCCTGCTGCACACCGTTCCGCCGGAGCGGCTGCGCGAGGATCTGGAGGACATCATCGAGTGGCTCGGTGAACTGGTCCGCCAGACCGACTCCTCGCTGCTGGACGAATGGGAAGAGCTCACCAACGGCATCAACCCCGATGCCGGCGACGAGCCGGTCCTGCCGCCGGTTCCGGATAAGCTCACCTCCAACGTGCGCGCGTTCCGCGTCATGGTCCGCAATGAAATGTTCCAGCGGGTGAAGCTGTTCGCGGACGAGGATGACCGCGCCCTGGGCGAGCTCGACGGCGGTTCCGGCTGGGATGCCGACCGCTGGGCGGACGTGCTGGACGCGTACTTCGAAGAGCACGAGGACATTGACGACGGTCCCGACGGCCGCGGACCGAACCTGCTGATCATCAAGGAGCTGCCCGGCAAATGGGAGGTCCGGCAGATCTTCAAGGATCCGGCCAACCACCTGGACTGGGGGATCACGGCCGAGGTGGATCTGGCGGCCTCGGACGAGGCAGGCTCCCCCGTCATCAAGGTCATGACGGCGGGCCGGCTGGACTAGGCTGGAGGGCATGCAGATTCGCCCCGCCCGCCCGGAAGATGTCCCGGTCATCCTTGAACTCATCCATGACCTGGCGATCTACGAAAAAGAGCCGCACGCCGTCAAGAACACCGTTCAGGCGCTGGAGCAGAACCTCTTCGGAGAGAACCCGGCCATCTTTGCCCACGTGGCAGTGGATTCCGGAGCTGTGCAGGGCTTTGCCCTGTGGTTCCTGAACTACTCCACCTGGGAGGGCGTGCACGGAATCTACCTGGAGGACCTGTATGTCCGGCCCGAGGCGCGGGGCAAGGGCTATGGCAAGGCTCTGCTGCGCACTCTGGCCGAAATCGCCGTCGAGCGGGGCTACGCGCGGGTGGAGTGGTGCGTGCTCAACTGGAACGAGCCGTCCATCCGCTTCTACAAGTCGCTCGGCGCGGTGCCGCAGGATGAGTGGACCACGTTCCGGCTCACCGGTGACGCCCTGACCACCTTTGGCGGTGCTGCCGCATGAGCGTTCCCCACACGGCTTCGGCACCCTACGGGGTACGCGGCATGCGCGTCACAGATCATCATTTCACCGTTCCGCTGGATCATTCGGCGCCCGACGGCGAAACCATCACCGTTTTTGCCCGCGAATACTCCGACGCCGAACTGCCGCAGGCTGAGGCGGAGCTGCTGCCGTGGCTGCTGTACCTGCAGGGCGGTCCCGGAGGAAAGGGCTCCCGGCTCCTGTCCTTCAGCGGCTGGACCAAGACAGCGTCCAAGCACTTCCGCATCCTGATGCTGGACCAGCGCGGAACCGGCCTGTCCACTCCCGCCAACCGGCAGACCCTTGCCCTGCGCGGGGATGCAGCCGCCCAGGCGGATTATCTGACACATTTCCGGGCGGACTCGATCGTGGCCGACGCCGAACTGATCCGCGCAGCCCTCGGCTCGGGGCCCTGGACCACGTACGGGCAGAGCTATGGCGGCTTCTGCACGCTGACGTACCTGTCCTTTGCTCCGCACGGGCTGCGCGAGTCGCTGATCACCGGTGGCCTGGCTCCGTTGACCGGTCCTGCGGACCGTGTCTATCAGGCGACGTTTTCCCGTGTAGCGGCCCGCAACGCAGAGTATTTCGAGAAATATCCGCAGGACCGCGGCATCACTACCCGGATCGCCCGCCATCTGGAGAACGTCCCGGAGTACCTGCCCTCGGGTGAGCGGCTGAGCGTGCGGCGCTTCCAGATGACCGGCTCCTTCCTGGGCGGCAACACCCGGATGGACGGCCTGCACCTTCTGCTGCAGGAAGCCTTTGTGCCCACGCCTGACGGGGACCGGCTCTCGGATACGTTCCTGGAGTCCGTCCACGCTCTGGTCAGCCGATCCTCCAACCCTTTGTATGCGCTGATGCACGAATCCATCTACGGCCAGGGCGAAGCCACCGGCTGGGCCGCGGAGCGGGTATTGAAGGATTTCCCCGACTTCGAGCCGGACGCGGCAGAGCCCCTGTACACCGGCGAAATGGTCTACCCCTGGTACTTCGACGAAGATCCGGCCCTGGCGCCCTTAAAGGAGCCTGCTGAGCTGCTGGCAGCCAAAGACAACTGGCCCGCACTGTATGACACCGCCCAGCTGGCCCGGAACACCGTGCCCGTGGCCGCCGCCGTCTACACTGACGACATCTATGTGGACCGGGACCTGTCCCTTGAGACTGCCGCTGCCGTGCGGGGTCTGCAGGTCTGGGAAAGCGCCGACTTCCACCACGACGGCATTGCCGACGACGGCGAGGGCATCTTCAACCGGCTCCTGGCCATGGTGCGGGGCGAATCGTCTCAGGCCGGCTGACCTGCGACAGCCTCCGGAACACGGAAAAGCGCCGCCCTTCCCTGAAGGAAGAGCGGCGCTTTGCCGTTTGGGAGATCCTACTTGTCGGTCTGGTCGGCCGGGGTAGCTTCGCCGTCGGCGCGGGGACCCTGGAGGCGCGGGTTGCTGGCGCGGAATTCAGCGCGGGCCTCATCCGTGATCTCCGGCAGGTCGACGTCGTCGCGGTTTTTGGCAACGGTGGTGGCGGTGCGGTAGCTTTCGGCCACCTTGTCGTAGGCTTCCACACGCTCTTCATGCGGGGCATCTTCGCCGAGATTCCGGTACACCTTCAGTGCGTTCTCCAGCGTGGCAACGGCTTGGACCGCCTTCGCCTTGGGGCTGAGCAGCGAGGCCACGGTGGCAATCACGATCGTGCCGAGGATGACGGCCAGTGAGACGAAGGTGGGGATTTCCGGCGCCCAGCCAACGTGCTCGCCGCCGTTGATGAACGGCAGCTCATTGACGTGCAGGGCATGCAGGATCAGCTTCACGCCGATGAACGCCAGGATGACGGACAGGCCGTGCTTGAGGTAGATCAGCCGGTCCATCAGGCCGCCCAGCAGGAAGTACAGCTGGCGCAGGCCCATGAGCGCAAAGATGTTGGCGGTGAACACAATGAAGGCGCTCTGGGTCAGGCCAAAGATGGCCGGAATGGAGTCGACGGCAAACATCAGGTCGGTGACACCGATCGTGATGAACACGATCAGCATGGGGGTGAAGACCTTTTTGCCGTCCACCACGGTGCGGATCTTGCCCTGATCGAACTTCTCGGTCATCGGCAGGACATTGCGCAGCTTGGAGATCAGCTTATTGTCGCTGCCTTCATCCTCGTCCTCACCGTTGTCGGTGGCCTGCTTGTAGGCGGTCCAGAGCAGGAAGGCACCAAAGATGAAGAAGACCCAACTGAAGTTCTCAATGACTGCCGCACCAATGATGATGAAGATGCCGCGCAGGATCAGGGCAATAATGATGCCGAACATCAGCACTTCCTGCTGGTACTTACGGGGTACCGAGAAGCGCGCCATGATGATGATGAAAACGAAGAGGTTGTCGATGCTCAGGCTGTATTCAGTAACCCACCCCGCAACAAACTGACTGCCGTACTCGGGTCCGGTGAACACGAACATGGCCCCGGCGAACAGCAAAGCGAGCCCAACGTAGAACCCGACCCACAGGCCGGCTTCTTTCATGGACGGCTCGTGGGGGCGCTTGACCACCAGCAGGAGATCAAAGAGCAGGACAAGTCCGAGGACAACAAAGGTGCCGACCTCAAAGACAACGGGTAACTCGGGCATTTGGAAAACCTTTCGGGCACGACACTATACGCAGGTCTCTCCGGCATCCGCAGAAATCATCTGCTGCGAATGCCCGCTGCACCCGGCGGAACGACGACGCCCCGCGTGCTGACGGGTACAGCGACAAAGGATACTCCCCTGCGCCGCCCAAGAAGTCTACCGCAGCACCCGCAGGTTGCACCCGTTTGAAAACCGGACTCAGCGGCGGGCAATCCGGCATTCCCAGCCCAAGTGGCGCTACGTTGATGGCATGAGCACTGGGTCTGAACACTATTTGGTGGGCACCGCTGGAAACCCCAACTTCGGCGATGAGTTCATTACAGCCTCCTGGCTTCGGTTCCTGGCCGTGAACGCCCCCGACGCCGTTGTGTGGCTGGACTGCCCCCAACCGGGTGCGGCCTCTTTGCTGTTTGAAGGCCTGCACCCGGGGTTGCGTATCACCGACACCCTCTGGCGTGCTGTCCGCGACTCAGACGGACTTCCACCCGTCGAAGTAGGCCGGCGGGTCCATCACCTGGTGCACCGCCTTGGTTCACCCAACTACGACATGGGACTGGTGAGGCTGCGGCAGGCAAGCTCCCTGCACCTGCTCGGCGGAGGTTATGTCAATGGCGTGTGGCCGCACCACGCAGCTCTGGTCAGCGGCATGAAAGCCGTTAAGGAACTGACGGGCGCCAGGCTGTACGCGACCGGGCAGGGCCTGATGCCTCTGATTGGCACCCCTCAGGAAGCCGCCGGGCTTTTTCAGGGATTTGACCATGTAACGGTGCGCGACG
This genomic interval from Arthrobacter sunyaminii contains the following:
- a CDS encoding TerC family protein yields the protein MPELPVVFEVGTFVVLGLVLLFDLLLVVKRPHEPSMKEAGLWVGFYVGLALLFAGAMFVFTGPEYGSQFVAGWVTEYSLSIDNLFVFIIIMARFSVPRKYQQEVLMFGIIIALILRGIFIIIGAAVIENFSWVFFIFGAFLLWTAYKQATDNGEDEDEGSDNKLISKLRNVLPMTEKFDQGKIRTVVDGKKVFTPMLIVFITIGVTDLMFAVDSIPAIFGLTQSAFIVFTANIFALMGLRQLYFLLGGLMDRLIYLKHGLSVILAFIGVKLILHALHVNELPFINGGEHVGWAPEIPTFVSLAVILGTIVIATVASLLSPKAKAVQAVATLENALKVYRNLGEDAPHEERVEAYDKVAESYRTATTVAKNRDDVDLPEITDEARAEFRASNPRLQGPRADGEATPADQTDK
- a CDS encoding alpha/beta fold hydrolase yields the protein MSVPHTASAPYGVRGMRVTDHHFTVPLDHSAPDGETITVFAREYSDAELPQAEAELLPWLLYLQGGPGGKGSRLLSFSGWTKTASKHFRILMLDQRGTGLSTPANRQTLALRGDAAAQADYLTHFRADSIVADAELIRAALGSGPWTTYGQSYGGFCTLTYLSFAPHGLRESLITGGLAPLTGPADRVYQATFSRVAARNAEYFEKYPQDRGITTRIARHLENVPEYLPSGERLSVRRFQMTGSFLGGNTRMDGLHLLLQEAFVPTPDGDRLSDTFLESVHALVSRSSNPLYALMHESIYGQGEATGWAAERVLKDFPDFEPDAAEPLYTGEMVYPWYFDEDPALAPLKEPAELLAAKDNWPALYDTAQLARNTVPVAAAVYTDDIYVDRDLSLETAAAVRGLQVWESADFHHDGIADDGEGIFNRLLAMVRGESSQAG
- a CDS encoding DEAD/DEAH box helicase, which codes for MKLLEQLASGPSSTRTIDPDETYTSFLEWVESRGMSLYPAQDEAVMELVTGNNVILATPTGSGKSMVAIAAHFHAMAHDERSYYTAPIKALVSEKFFALCEIFGAENVGMVTGDSSVNKDAPIICCTAEILANIALREGPDADLGTVIMDEFHFYSDPQRGWAWQVPLLELPQAQFLLMSATLGDMTRIANELSELTNRDTVTVSSVQRPIPLHYYYVETPVQESLEELLATKQVPVYVVHFSQIEAIDRAQALMSINVCTREEKDKIAELIAGFRFAPGFGKTLNRLVRHGIGVHHAGMLPKYRRLVEQLAQAGLLKVICGTDTLGVGINVPIRTVLITALSKYDGTRTRPLKVREFHQIAGRAGRAGYDTAGTVVVQAPEHVIENVKAMAKAHAKFGDDQKKLRQVVKKKPQAGFVSWGKPTFEKLVDGTPEPLTSSFNITHSMLLNLLERPGDPFAAAKKLLTHNHETRSSQLALMKKALSIYRELKTAGIVEVLPEPDADGRTVRLKVHLQPNFALNQPLSPFAMASLEILDPDSPSYALDVVSVIEAIMEKPRQVLSAQEKKARGEAIAAMKSQGIEYDERMALLEEVTYPQPLAELLEQSFEVYRSGAPWLGEFELSPKSIVRDMYERAMSFGEYVQFYSLARSEGVLLRYLSDTYKALLHTVPPERLREDLEDIIEWLGELVRQTDSSLLDEWEELTNGINPDAGDEPVLPPVPDKLTSNVRAFRVMVRNEMFQRVKLFADEDDRALGELDGGSGWDADRWADVLDAYFEEHEDIDDGPDGRGPNLLIIKELPGKWEVRQIFKDPANHLDWGITAEVDLAASDEAGSPVIKVMTAGRLD
- a CDS encoding GNAT family N-acetyltransferase codes for the protein MQIRPARPEDVPVILELIHDLAIYEKEPHAVKNTVQALEQNLFGENPAIFAHVAVDSGAVQGFALWFLNYSTWEGVHGIYLEDLYVRPEARGKGYGKALLRTLAEIAVERGYARVEWCVLNWNEPSIRFYKSLGAVPQDEWTTFRLTGDALTTFGGAAA